GTTATGAGACCTCACTGAACAACATTTTCATGGTTCTCTGGGAAGTGGGAATGACAACTGAgcaggctgttaatctgctgtatctactttcggttcaTTATAGAATTGAGATCTGACCACTATACaaggaacatttcctttcctgcttttccactacataacatctaggtggcactgtgatatactggaatagcagaaatacacaagaagtcattgtgctttctttcgctttcacgattaaaatgctgcattttcctggCTCTAAGAAACCTTGCTGAAAGTACTGGGTAGATACAAAAGCGAAACCAGAGGTTCACagcgtcatctaaagaacccataaacaaccatgagtagggaatgatgaatttatgataaatgcctcatgtagaaaaagtgCAAAAGCGAGGGAAAGAAGCACCACCAAATGGAGAAAAAATGGAGAGCGAAACTCTGGTTCTTTgaatctttatttttgttttcaaatcttcAATGTACTTACTCTAAGCGTTTCGAACAAGTGTCCTTCATCAGGACATGAAGAAGGAAACAGaggagaaaaacatcaaacagcaGTGCTGCGGGTCAAAGTCAAACAGcccaaacaacaataataacaaaagatAAAACTTGATTATAAAAGAAACTCTTGGCCTGCACGCCAAGCATCCATTTTCTGAGAAGCGACGGATGCTTGGCGTGCAGGCCAAGCGTTTCTTTTATAATCAagttttatctgtttttattattgtttgggcTGTTTGACTTTGACCCGCGGCAACtgctgtttgatgtttttctcttCTATTTCCTCCTTCATGTCCTGATGAAGGACACTTGTCTGAAATGCTTAGAGTGAGTACATTgaagatttgaaaacaaaaataaagattcAAAGCACCAGAGCTTCGCTCTCCATTTTTTCtccttcatgtagaaaagccctgaaacCAATTTAAATCTATTGTATAGATGTGCCTGGAAATGTATAGGAGCCTCATCTTCCTTTGCATCTGTCCACCATATTGTACAAGCTCTTATAATACCAGGATAGTCTCAGAGTCCTTTTTCTCAATTCTTTATGCAGAGTAAATTCATGAACACAACTTACCCTTGACAATTATCGCCTTGCTCCTTAGAGGTAATTTTGCTTGGTTGTCAGCGGTGCAAAAATACTTCCCTCCATCTTGGTTTGTGAGTTCTTTTTTGTAAAAAGCAGCTCCGTACACTTCAGTCTCTGTTACCCGATACAAGGATTCAGAGCTATTTTCTCTAAAAAAGTTGAACTCAATAGGAAAAGACCCTGAACCAACAGTGCAGAAGAGTGAGAGATCTTGGCCATCTTCCACAAATCCATATTCAGGTCTTGTCAAGTTTATGTTAACAACTGGAgctgtggatttaaaaaaaaagtggtggggggaggaaagtcTCGACAGCAGATTTTAAATGGGTGTAATAGAAATGCTCACTATATGGAAAATTATGAAAGTGCTGGAGGGAAGTGATAGAGTAGGTAACGTGAAGGCCAATGATACCTGATGGAATGCATTTACAGCCAGCATGAGTAAACAAGGATTGGGAGAAAATGGCTGAAGTGCATTACAGTGGCTGCAAGTGGGTGGGTCCTTTGGATCAGGGGCTCTGCTAAGGATCAGATGGAAAACCTTTGCAAACCAAATTTGGCTCCCTATGCTTACTACACAAGCTttgaagcttttaaaatttgcaaaaaaaaacaacaccgcAAAATGCAGCAACACGCCAAACAATTACCTATTGCTGTGATGTTTTCTCCGATGCTTTGTTGTGTAATAGAATGGCCATTCTGAGCATGACATCTGTATTCTCCTGGAACATGCACATCTGTTGCTTTGACCTGAAAACTTGCTGGTGAATTTTTTTCTCCCACAGTCTTGTTTTTAAGTGGGACGTCTCCTCTGTAGAGAATATATGTAATAGGCAGAGTTCCGCTGTTGGAATAGCAGCTTACATAGAAAGGCTTCCCCAACACTACTACCTGGGGAACTGGTTGGGAAAGGACAGGTCGGGAAACCGGAGCTGAAATGAAATACAGAATTGGTACATAAGTGGCTGTATGAATAATCCAACCTGGAGTGTGTTGCATTTCTATGAGTCCACAAGTGGATGCAGCTGTGCTTCCAGAAGGAGATCACCACCAATGGAGTCCTGTAcacttcctccccctgcccttccCCAGCCAGACCCCAGGTATGCATGCGCAGCAACACACACCAGCCATGATGTAGAACAGGCCGTTACATGCCTCCCATATGCACGCACCAACCATTACATTTAACCTTCTGCAAATGGGGCTGTCTTGTGCCCATGTGGAAATGGACCACAGACCATGGGAGTGCTCCTTTGAATCCTCGACACATACCTGGAGCATTGAACAACTGATGGGAGATACATCTCTTTTGTACTTGGGTATCCGCACTACATGAAAGTTGGCCCTGGGAGTACTAAGACTATATTGTGATGGGACTAGATGAATAAAAGGGACCAGACggtcctgcttgcattggctgtgtGATATCTTGCTCACCTGTGAtgtcttggcttcacctgagacgcCCACAAGCTACTATCTATACCACTAGCATCTAGGACCAATTTCAATCCCCCCTATGCTGATGATGtttgtgagggtttaggccttcctgctgctgctcctgactcgcctttattctttaggctgcACAGCTTTACAGCCCAGCACcttagccctcagtttcccattctgctgccaccattatcTGTTATCCGCTCAGTCACTCTTCCACAGGCCACACCAGTTGGTTGAAAGTAACTAGAATTTATTAATATAAGTGCATGAACAAGCTTATTGATTTCTTCAGTTGAAATGCGAATGGTTACAAGGTTCTTCTAAGCATATtagtttctgtcagttctttcttaagATGTTGCACTATAGTATACTAATGTCTTTATACTCAGCTATCTTTATTCTCATAAAATCATCTACTTCTCTCATATAATCCTACACTTCTCTCAAATAATCATCTACTTCTCTCATATATAACTGTTCTCCTCACAGAATCATTCACATATTCCTTAATCACTCCTTCATGCTCTCTACCCCATTTCTACCATTCACTTCACAGAACCTGTgactacaaattgtaagtacattgggttacttcctggaactttatgcttGACAAATAACTTGACAAAgatttacatttaatgcataatagccagctgaacatcacaggctgcctgtatgtttgcaagcccaattcaaggtgctggttttaacctataaagctttacacggcttaggaccacaatacctctcctgacctgaacatacccGAATACTACAATGAACATCTGCACTCTCATTCCAAGTGCTACCTCTAAGAGAGGGCTACAAGGCGTCAACAAAGGAGGGCCTTCACAGTGGTGACCCCACTCCCGAttctggaatgagctctccacaGAGGCCGGCCTGGCATCAACATTTTCATCTGTTTAATGCCAGGTTAACGCTGCcctttactcccaggcatttgatggcatatgatggggcatttatgccagtcatctaaacaggtctagtattttactgAAACTGTTTTAGGTGactaaataatttaaattttggatatttaattttttatgctgtatttttaatgctgtattttattgtcttatgaattgttgtaaattgcccagagagctttggctattggatgatatttatttatttattttattgcaattttatactgtccaatagtcaaagttctctgggcagtttacaaaaaataaaaccatagaaaccattcaaaatataaaacaaacagtataaaagcttaatacaaaatacaatataaaaacacagccaggataaaatcaagcagcaatgcagaaattaataccgatttaaaatacaaatttaaaacagcaaagttaaaattaatttgatagactgttaaaatgctgagaaaataaaaaatagaaataataataataataataataataataataataataataataggcactcTTTGCCCCCTTCTAGTTCAGTTCAGAGGGCTCAGCAGCTGTCCTGTGCCCAAATCAGCTTACCATAAACACGTATCTGTACCGGTTTACTCTCCTTGGCAATCCCTTTTATCTCAGCCTTACAAACATAGTTCCCGCTGTCAACAACGCGGGCTGTGATATTGTAGATGCTGGAGTTTGCCAACACTCTGTTGTCCTTCAAGAGTGAAAAATGTATTGGCTGTGGACTATTAACTCGACATTCAATTTGTATCCAGCTGTTTTCATTCCAGTGTTCTTTGGGAAGAATCAGTATTGGCTTGGAAAATAATTCTGCAAAATATATGGAAGAGCATACAGGTAATCCATTAGAGCCTTCCCACATGATCGATGTATAATGAAACAAATGTGCAGTTATTATCCAATAATGGCAGGAGATCCAGTCATGTTTCACATGAATAAATCATTTCTTTTGTGGGAATATCACAGTAATATTTGTTGATACAAAGAAAACGCAATTATACCCCCTCCTAGTGTATCCACTTCAATAATGTGTCCTGTGTGGAATGCAACTGAGCAAGTGCCTTCTACTCTCATTGAAGAGAGCCTGTGACATCACTAGTACACCAGTGCTCTCAGAGAATCATTGCTCCAGGTGGACACATtgaaggatatatattttttcatctCCTGGcattgagagcttctctacattaagcaaaaagccTACATTCTTATcagggctttctgctttgtgggattaagatggGCTTCTTTACACAGTGGACATGTGGTTTGAAACAAGGAAAGTCCTTCTTTGGCAAATTCTATATGTTTCTGTGCGTTTcaatttacagccactagatggcactgtcattATAGCGTTACATCGGCATTTCACACAGCCGATAGATTAAAACAACATCCCTTTCCACATTATCTCCAGTCTtattgaaagtgggataaaggacagaagtgcaggagacatcctggagattGATGACGTCTTATAAAGGatgtgagtgaacaatcatgagcgtgcaataaattgcttgttcaGAAAAGCCCCGAGAAGAGCTTAAGAAAGCAGCAGTGGCACTATGAGATGTGTTGGATGGCTGCAGAGAATGATCAAGCCAGCATTTTAATCAACCCAATGCCCCTGATATATCACCACTCCAGAGGAAACTGGAGCTAGCTATAAAAATCAAGCCATATGCCTTGAATATTCGGAAGTGAAAGGACTCTGTAGAATTAGGCCACTGTAATTATTATACATAGGAATGGCAAATGGTCATTCCTTACGTGCTAAAACAGCATAATCTATGCATAAGAAGGACATAACAGCAGGTTTGAGGGAACCCTGAGGTTTGAAGAAGtagctaaacaaaacaaaacaaaaaccaccctgTAGGTAAAAATAATAACGGGACAAAATCCAatgaagactgaggccttagctaggcctaaggtttatcctgggattgtcccggggttgtccctgcctgctcccgggatctcctgtgtgtcatttacatgaacagggatgaccccgggattatcccgggataaaccttaggtctagctaaggtctgagtATGCTCATTCGGCATATGATACAAGCTGACACTGTGTGTGGAGGGGAATGGAAAACAGGGAGGGCAAATGAAGCTTCAAAATGGAACACTTAATACTACAACTTTTGCTGCAGGCTACTCTTATGCATACTATAGTAATGTATTCTGCCGAAATGCTAAGTTATATTCAGGTGCCAACCCTAACTTTCACATATACCAGAAAGGCACCAAATGAGTTCAACACAGAATATTTGTATAGGGTAAGTAATTCCCAAATGTGCAGAAAAAGATTTATAGAGAGTATGGTTAAACATTCTGGTCAAACTTCCATTTGGATCGAAAACATCATTGCCATTTTATCAGGACCCTGCCTGGATAGTGGGTAGACATACTCAAGTTAAGGCCTGAGGGTTGATCTTGGCTATATGAAAGTTCCATTACTATTATATTGTAATTTTTGTAATGGATGACAAAGGGCATTTTAGCAAGTTATACCAACATTGTTTACATGTTGTTTACATGTCACACAGCTTTGTTTACATGTCACACAGCTCAGTAGTGATGTCACCGTCACACACACTATGAGCATTAACTTTTCAGCATTTGCCTAATTTCTACTCCCACTGTCTTTTAGAACAGGAGATGTCAagcccccactcccccaccagaAGGGGCATCTGGATGACTAATTTTTGGTCTAATAGTACTAGTGCACCTGCTCATTCACAGATGACTGGAACAGTTtgaggtttttccccccttggAATTTTAGTTTAatatttatgttgcattttaccttgtgaattgttgtgaaccgcccagagagctttggctattagacgatatagaaatgaatgaataaataaataaataatatttccatATTGGATCTCTTTATAAAGGCACCCAAGGTAAAATAGAGACAAGTAAATATGCATTCCTTAAAGATAATTTAAAAACTCTAAAATatagtggagactggtggccccgatatcagtgggacagtgaatccgctccgggtttcagtcagaactctgaaggcactatccaaggtgctttgcaatAGCCACATCactgcttcacaccttggatagctccttaagagttccCTTTATGCTCCCTTGCTCTCAAACACTGTCACCCAAAGAAACGATCTAATCTGATCATACACCGGTGCTTAGTGTGTTACAGAGGCACTTTAACCAGAACTTTCATCTAATTCTCCAGACTTTCAGATTACAGATTTAGCTCTTCAAAAACTGCGCGCTCCAAGCCCTTCCTTCCTtagttgttgttaataataataagaataatagcaGAGATGCAAATGTCTGCCCTCTGAGCTAGCACAGGCAAGGCAGAGAAAATTCTTACCAGCTACGCCAACATTTACTTCGTTGATTTTGGACACGCTCCCAAGTTCTGCTTTGCAAATGTAATTGCCATTGTCCTCCATGGTGGCTACTTTGCAGTATGTCACAGTCTCTTTACCCTTTGTGCTGTTAAGAATTTTTTTGTCTTTCTGGATGATGATTTCAGTTTGATCCGGATGACCTAGGACAGTTGTACATTCTAGGCACATTTGATCTCCTTCTGTAATGTTATTTGGTGGCAGGATGGTTATTTTGGGTTTGGAAAATGGTtctagaaagaaagagaggggaaatcAAGCATAAATACATAACATATGGAAGGATGTTGTAGGACTTACATTAGGCACTTCGACATTCATTTCTACTAGAAACTCTTCTACGAATCCCAGAGGAATTTTTCAAGAATTTTACTCCATTTAAAGTATCAGTTTTTGAAAaggaaacaggaaaggaaaagggaagggaaggaatgaTCTCAGTGCCTTAATATCAGTGATATCTTTAAGGGGCTGTCTTCTGGCAACCAATGGCAGGTTGCCTTCTGCCCGGGAACACCCCCCAGAACAACGCCCAAGTGAGGACAGACAGGGAAGAGCTACACTGACCTCGCTCATGCAGAAAAAGTCGTATCTTCAACTCTTTGCCGTGGAGTGGCTCcaaattggcagctgcgtcatataaccgacaGCACGGATTCAGAGCCACCCGGGTCAAAGACAATATATAGAAAGCCCCTAAGTGTTTGTTGTTATTACGTGCTTCTAGAGAAAGGGATACTTAAGGCAGAACTAGACATGGTGACAAAtccatgtgtttttgttttataataacattttaattgcatttaccCAAATAATAAAAGAACAACATTAGACCAGTAACAAATTCTGCTTTACACACTGGATAAAATGAGGTTCCATAAGAGGCAGACAATTAAAATAAAACGATAATTGACAGGATGCAAAGTACATGGGATTGAGTCTGCCCCAATCACATAGAATGCAGTCTGATTTAAGGAGCAAAAGACACATGTGTGAGAAGCAAGAAGCCTCCCCATTCCATACCTTCTTCTACTCACCACAGCCTCTTTCTCAAAGGACTTTTCTCCTAGCTGCGCTCTGACTTCAAAAGTGAGCCAGGCTAAGAGAGAAGAACTTGGGAAGAGCTTGCTCCAGAGAGGGAAGGATTCACTCCCCCGTGTATCCCTTTTGCTCCTTAACTTGGACTCCCCAAGACAGCCACAACACAACCCACATTCTATGTGATTATGCCCAATCTGAATCTACACACAGATCTGGCACAGTTATATGTCTAGGCATCTCTCCCAAGCCTTGAGTTCTGCAGTCCTGCCCATCCAACACAGGACCAGCTCCTCCAGCAATCTAAAGAATGCTGGGCATAGGAActgccctgctggaccagacccagGAGCCATCTCCTCTCCTATGGCAGTCCATCTTAACAGCACTTTGACAATGCTACGAGGTCCTGCAGGAATATCTGGTTGATTTGGAGTGTCATAAGATGAGCGCACGCTCGCTACtgtccacttatggatgtttgtgcaTCCTTTGGATGACAAtgtccgcctcctgctccttcaccTTGTGTTTCTGTCGCAAAATaggccccttttaatctgactttttttaaaaaaaaaacagaaatgtgccgccatttcctgctgtgtgcaggaaaagcactgCAAtacaaacagcccctgaatgggccacgtggtcattgctgcttcctctttcattgctgcttcccctttctctccccatgtaaagagatcgTCACTATTgtgaaacagcagcaggaggccatagcgacggtagggaaatgcgaaaatCCACCCGTCTGAGGATACTCCTGATCTCTGAGTGACCTTTAACAGCCAAGCTAGCCAAGATACAAGAAACACATAATGGCCTTCTGTGAAGTAGCCCTTTATTTAGGCACATAGTTAGATTGTGTATACATGGGGGGATGGGGGCTTATGGACCAATCTTGCAAGTCAACACAAATTCAGCCATTTGGATAGTCAATGTACACATGGACAGTCAGCATCACAGCAGCAAGCTCTGCCCTGACCTATGCCTTTCGTTGGAATTCCTGAACTGAACCCACACACATAAAGGTCTACATGCAGGGGATTCCATCCATGTGATCCACCCTTTGCTGGGCTCCTCATTATCTAGACAGAAGCCCTCCCAGCTTAGCTATGTGCTTAGGGGGGGTGGCATTCTGGCATTCTAGCGAACATGCATAGTTCAGGGGCAGAGCTTGTCCTCCCATACATATTAATGAAACACCGTGCTTGAATGCCCCCAAAGGGCTTCATGTTCTTGCTAATCTAATTTTGGAAGACATTTACCAGGTAACACTGCTGTTGAgcatagaagaaagaaagaaagctagtaGGAATTATGGCTACAATTTATAAATACATCAGGAGAAATCCAGCATTACGTGAGTGGACTTCTACTTGCGCAATAGGaattttccttctcttccccccctccccacaaccccctcctcaaatctgcactggagggtcccccaaccctccagaggaGATTTGGcaggctgcaggagggaggagaaatgtATCTGCCTGTGGTGTCCATTCCACAGGTGGAAGGACAttattggattcaacccatagtGGTTGGATCCAATAATGGTTAATATTGTCAAAAATGATGTGGTATTTTGGGGACAAAAGATGTCATGGGCATAAGAacaaatacatataaaatagttAAACATTAAAGTCTAATTGCATGAAAGTAAAAATTAACTTACCAGTAACAGTAACTATTGTTTTGTTACTGGGTTTTGATATCTCAGGCCCTGCCACTGAATCCATTCGAACAGTAcattcaaaatacaaaatactatcCCCTGCATCAATTGGAAATTCCATCTCTGCAAAGTTGTTATTCACTGGTCCTCTCTTCCTGTCCCTTTTTGATTGTTTTGGAGACTGTGGGATTTTataaaatgtgaaataaaatgGGGGGGTTTCTTCTGGCACTTCACAGCGTAAAGATACTTTTTCACCTTCCATCACTGCAGTTTTCTGGACTGTCAATTTTGGCTGCcttattccttttaaaaaataaaagcaacacaaGACATTAATCAGAACATGCTTCTACGAGGAACAAACTAGACATTGATTCAAACATCCTGGACTTGAGATTCCCCAAGtagttttctttagaaaaagcagGTGTGTGGGGACCTAGAACCGGATCTTTCCCCATGCCATTTCTACACCCAAACATTGTCTCTCCTGAAGCTGTTTTTGCCCCTGAAGGGGCCATTTGCAGCAAATAGCACTTTGGGGGCAGCTTGGAATGGAGGGGGCAGGTTGgcaggatagctcctttagagttctgactagatCTGACTGAAAACTttagtggattcactgccccagtgacattggagcctccactaggcagggaggagggttaaaaaaaacttgctagTGGTCTAGGCTGGAGAGGGAGTGAAGTGGGGCCCACTTGCAAACTGAATTTACCTGTAGCAAGGCCCACTTTCCCCCTGTATAACAGAAAACCCAAGAATATCACATTGGTAGTTAACACTGAGTAAGTTTGTAtcttatttttcatttaaataaatgatgatACAGGCTTTtgaatagaatttaaaagcatgaCACAGAGCACGAGTCTCCAATGCTGCCTGCGAGGCCACGTTGAGGTGCTTGACAAATCATTCATAATTTAtgacacttctatcatgtctccccttacttgccttttttaacAAGCTGCTAAATAATccctgctgttgtaaccttccctcattggggagttGCTCCACCAGCCGCTTGATCGTTTTCATTGCCGTTTGGGGGGACAATTGATAAGGCAGAAAGATGCAGACTCCAAACTAGCGTGTGCTGCCACCAGTCCACCAGAAACTCTGTTCCCTCACCAGTAAGCAATTTACTGGGATAATAAAATAAGAACTAGGATGTATTTACCAGCAAAGGAAATGGGAGGGGATGAAGAAGTAAAGCAAACATTCAACTGGGCAAACCACTGAAAATAAGTCTCGATATGATAATATGAAAGGAAGTCCAATAGTTATATAGTCCACCTATGTagcgttcatagaatcatagaatagtagagtataaggccatcgagtccaaccccctgctcagtgcaggaatccaccttaaagcatacagatGGCCATCCCGCTGCATCTTGTATATTATTTCTTAAGATCTGTTTCTAGTTGTGCAGTCCAGGACTTAGCATTATTGTACTAGGCATCAGTCACTAACAGTTAGAGAGGTCagttatgcatcaccaaaaaaagaaaaaaagaggatggtgatttgcataatattcacATGTGCTAATTTTTATATATacaggaaatttagaaataattattataatttaagtaaAAGTACAA
This window of the Elgaria multicarinata webbii isolate HBS135686 ecotype San Diego chromosome 3, rElgMul1.1.pri, whole genome shotgun sequence genome carries:
- the PECAM1 gene encoding platelet endothelial cell adhesion molecule isoform X5, which produces MYCVLLLILLHSCKLKAQDNVFTINKITLRADPPQEVENGKPVTLYCSVDISKSEHFQPNYTFSFSRNENILFNYTSEQNWAQYTISKPRFSDSGEYECTLSVEGKTKSSDPLIVKVKGIRQPKLTVQKTAVMEGEKVSLRCEVPEETPPFYFTFYKIPQSPKQSKRDRKRGPVNNNFAEMEFPIDAGDSILYFECTVRMDSVAGPEISKPSNKTIVTVTEPFSKPKITILPPNNITEGDQMCLECTTVLGHPDQTEIIIQKDKKILNSTKGKETVTYCKVATMEDNGNYICKAELGSVSKINEVNVGVAELFSKPILILPKEHWNENSWIQIECRVNSPQPIHFSLLKDNRVLANSSIYNITARVVDSGNYVCKAEIKGIAKESKPVQIRVYAPVSRPVLSQPVPQVVVLGKPFYVSCYSNSGTLPITYILYRGDVPLKNKTVGEKNSPASFQVKATDVHVPGEYRCHAQNGHSITQQSIGENITAIAPVVNINLTRPEYGFVEDGQDLSLFCTVGSGSFPIEFNFFRENSSESLYRVTETEVYGAAFYKKELTNQDGGKYFCTADNQAKLPLRSKAIIVKVVLASWKKSLIAAVLLLILLAVGIAGLWWYLHKKAKGRGSSMELASSRPETNSMGEKLSSVQNNEREFYYGSDYNEDGEKNHITSKEDNKAPVTNKNETVYTEIRKPINDAGEHRHSRIEDLPDGT
- the PECAM1 gene encoding platelet endothelial cell adhesion molecule isoform X4, producing the protein MYCVLLLILLHSCKLKAQDNVFTINKITLRADPPQEVENGKPVTLYCSVDISKSEHFQPNYTFSFSRNENILFNYTSEQNWAQYTISKPRFSDSGEYECTLSVEGKTKSSDPLIVKVKGIRQPKLTVQKTAVMEGEKVSLRCEVPEETPPFYFTFYKIPQSPKQSKRDRKRGPVNNNFAEMEFPIDAGDSILYFECTVRMDSVAGPEISKPSNKTIVTVTEPFSKPKITILPPNNITEGDQMCLECTTVLGHPDQTEIIIQKDKKILNSTKGKETVTYCKVATMEDNGNYICKAELGSVSKINEVNVGVAELFSKPILILPKEHWNENSWIQIECRVNSPQPIHFSLLKDNRVLANSSIYNITARVVDSGNYVCKAEIKGIAKESKPVQIRVYAPVSRPVLSQPVPQVVVLGKPFYVSCYSNSGTLPITYILYRGDVPLKNKTVGEKNSPASFQVKATDVHVPGEYRCHAQNGHSITQQSIGENITAIAPVVNINLTRPEYGFVEDGQDLSLFCTVGSGSFPIEFNFFRENSSESLYRVTETEVYGAAFYKKELTNQDGGKYFCTADNQAKLPLRSKAIIVKVVLASWKKSLIAAVLLLILLAVGIAGLWWYLHKKAKGRGSSMELASSRPETNSMGEKLSSVQNNEREFYYGSDYNEDGEKNHITSKEDNKAPVTNKNETVYTEIRKPINGKEGSESIKHIKEMLGNTGILE
- the PECAM1 gene encoding platelet endothelial cell adhesion molecule isoform X1; the protein is MYCVLLLILLHSCKLKAQDNVFTINKITLRADPPQEVENGKPVTLYCSVDISKSEHFQPNYTFSFSRNENILFNYTSEQNWAQYTISKPRFSDSGEYECTLSVEGKTKSSDPLIVKVKGIRQPKLTVQKTAVMEGEKVSLRCEVPEETPPFYFTFYKIPQSPKQSKRDRKRGPVNNNFAEMEFPIDAGDSILYFECTVRMDSVAGPEISKPSNKTIVTVTEPFSKPKITILPPNNITEGDQMCLECTTVLGHPDQTEIIIQKDKKILNSTKGKETVTYCKVATMEDNGNYICKAELGSVSKINEVNVGVAELFSKPILILPKEHWNENSWIQIECRVNSPQPIHFSLLKDNRVLANSSIYNITARVVDSGNYVCKAEIKGIAKESKPVQIRVYAPVSRPVLSQPVPQVVVLGKPFYVSCYSNSGTLPITYILYRGDVPLKNKTVGEKNSPASFQVKATDVHVPGEYRCHAQNGHSITQQSIGENITAIAPVVNINLTRPEYGFVEDGQDLSLFCTVGSGSFPIEFNFFRENSSESLYRVTETEVYGAAFYKKELTNQDGGKYFCTADNQAKLPLRSKAIIVKVVLASWKKSLIAAVLLLILLAVGIAGLWWYLHKKAKGRGSSMELASSRPETNSMGEKLSSVQNNEREFYYGSDYNEDGEKNHITSKEDNKDPDPENSSVEYTEVEVSVHDHKRAPVTNKNETVYTEIRKPINGKEGSESIKHIKEMLGNTGILE
- the PECAM1 gene encoding platelet endothelial cell adhesion molecule isoform X2, translating into MYCVLLLILLHSCKLKAQDNVFTINKITLRADPPQEVENGKPVTLYCSVDISKSEHFQPNYTFSFSRNENILFNYTSEQNWAQYTISKPRFSDSGEYECTLSVEGKTKSSDPLIVKVKGIRQPKLTVQKTAVMEGEKVSLRCEVPEETPPFYFTFYKIPQSPKQSKRDRKRGPVNNNFAEMEFPIDAGDSILYFECTVRMDSVAGPEISKPSNKTIVTVTEPFSKPKITILPPNNITEGDQMCLECTTVLGHPDQTEIIIQKDKKILNSTKGKETVTYCKVATMEDNGNYICKAELGSVSKINEVNVGVAELFSKPILILPKEHWNENSWIQIECRVNSPQPIHFSLLKDNRVLANSSIYNITARVVDSGNYVCKAEIKGIAKESKPVQIRVYAPVSRPVLSQPVPQVVVLGKPFYVSCYSNSGTLPITYILYRGDVPLKNKTVGEKNSPASFQVKATDVHVPGEYRCHAQNGHSITQQSIGENITAIAPVVNINLTRPEYGFVEDGQDLSLFCTVGSGSFPIEFNFFRENSSESLYRVTETEVYGAAFYKKELTNQDGGKYFCTADNQAKLPLRSKAIIVKVVLASWKKSLIAAVLLLILLAVGIAGLWWYLHKKAKGRGSSMELASSRPETNSMGEKLSSVQNNEREFYYGSDYNEDGEKNHITSKEDNKDPDPENSSVEYTEVEVSVHDHKRAPVTNKNETVYTEIRKPINDAGEHRHSRIEDLPDGT
- the PECAM1 gene encoding platelet endothelial cell adhesion molecule isoform X3, which gives rise to MYCVLLLILLHSCKLKAQDNVFTINKITLRADPPQEVENGKPVTLYCSVDISKSEHFQPNYTFSFSRNENILFNYTSEQNWAQYTISKPRFSDSGEYECTLSVEGKTKSSDPLIVKVKGIRQPKLTVQKTAVMEGEKVSLRCEVPEETPPFYFTFYKIPQSPKQSKRDRKRGPVNNNFAEMEFPIDAGDSILYFECTVRMDSVAGPEISKPSNKTIVTVTEPFSKPKITILPPNNITEGDQMCLECTTVLGHPDQTEIIIQKDKKILNSTKGKETVTYCKVATMEDNGNYICKAELGSVSKINEVNVGVAELFSKPILILPKEHWNENSWIQIECRVNSPQPIHFSLLKDNRVLANSSIYNITARVVDSGNYVCKAEIKGIAKESKPVQIRVYAPVSRPVLSQPVPQVVVLGKPFYVSCYSNSGTLPITYILYRGDVPLKNKTVGEKNSPASFQVKATDVHVPGEYRCHAQNGHSITQQSIGENITAIAPVVNINLTRPEYGFVEDGQDLSLFCTVGSGSFPIEFNFFRENSSESLYRVTETEVYGAAFYKKELTNQDGGKYFCTADNQAKLPLRSKAIIVKVVLASWKKSLIAAVLLLILLAVGIAGLWWYLHKKAKGRGSSMELASSRPETNSMGSDYNEDGEKNHITSKEDNKDPDPENSSVEYTEVEVSVHDHKRAPVTNKNETVYTEIRKPINGKEGSESIKHIKEMLGNTGILE